AGGTACTCATCAAGTTACTTTATCAAGTatgacaaaatatttaattctgtTTTTATCACATTATTGTTAAAAAGGAACCCTTTGCCTCCATCACTTTGTCTTATTAGTCAactccttcattttcttcccaCTCAACCCTCTTTTCCAAAAGTAAACAACTTCTTCCAAGCATATTAAACCATCACCATGCCCTTCTAGGGACTGCCTGTGGACTTTGTAGCCCAATTAAACCATCACAGGAAGCAATAGCCTTGACATCTCTCACCTTGAGACTcaacaaagaaataagattcagTCAATCAGAGACACTTGGTTTTAAAAAGTTAAGACCAATCAGCAAGCATGGTAACTTCTACATTCCAGGTTGACTTAAGAGAGAACTGTTAAAACTTACAGTTTCAAACACTTTGATTTCTTACAGTTGCAACGCTTGCAGGACTCACTTTCTCCAGCATGTTCCAATCTGCGCCTGAAAATCCAATTCAAACTATCaaatgaaaaaggaagaagccaggaaaagtagaaaaaaaaaatcttttgatagGTAGGAAAAGTAGAAAACATCtactaaacaaaatacaaaatgagaATAATTACTATATACATAGGTGCACATGCCTCTTCTTTTTGGGGCTATTCTGATTGAGCTCTTCACTAACTAAATATGCCGATGCCTGAGATGCATCTTCCACATGAGAAACCCCATTTTCAGCAAGATCCGTGTCTCTCTCAGCAGAGACTGAGGTCAAGGATTTATGAAGTGGTTCTTGACTGTTTGTAGGGGAGTGCAATGAAGCAGTGGAGCTCGGTAAATATAATTGTATTCCAGAGGATAAACTTTCATGCTTTACATTTTTGTGATCCTTTGAAGTTGTTGCAAGAGCATTTAAGTGCAAACCAATTCCAGGTAGAATGCACCGAGAGGAATCTCCACCAGGTTTAATTGCAACCAGCTGCTTATCATAATAGGTAATCTTCTCATCAGGTTGTGATAGCATTGAAGAACTAAAATTTGAAGCATCACCTAAAGCCTTCCTACGAGCTCCTGCCATCTCAAAATCTAGGCAGCGCCTTCGCATACCACGGTGCAAATTAGAGACGGCCTATACAAAGACAACACAAATGTGTTATGAAAAATGAATGTCTAGACTTAGAAAAACAATCTATCAGTAAATAAACCTAGTGTATATTAGTGTAAATAGGTTACCTTAAGTTAGTATGACATTTAATAATTACATATGCAACAAAAACTGAAGATGTGACATATGGAAATTATCACATTTACAATTTTGTAgcatttgattattttttgtaaactgCGTATGATATATATCACTTATATTACCACTTCAAAATCTGCTGATTTTCAAATTGGAAGGTAAAGTTGAGGGAAActcgtaaaaaaaatatatccaaagTTAGGATACTAAATACATTTTGCAGCTACAACTAGTGCTGCAGAAGTTTGCAATAGACCCTAGCTGTGTCATTTACCTTAGACGCATATGGAATGCATTCTGCCACCTCACTCTCCACTTGCTCCCTCATATGGCTAGACATACCCTTACTCAAATTACTCTCAGCAGCATTGTCCTGTGTCTGCTCTATTTCCTGAAGCTCATTGCCTTCTCCAGTTTCAGCAGAAGGATTATCTGTTTCATATTGCTCACCAGAACCAATTGGATCAACAATTTGCATTGTTTGCAAGTTTTTAATGTCATTTTGATGGAGTTCTGACATAAGAGAAGTAGAAAATCTTATTCGGGGGTCCGTTGACTTCTGAATTGACCCTTTAAAAGCTTCTGAGTAATTGGGAGAATTAAAGATTAATAAATCAGTGGCATCAGAAATTAAACTCTCCCAATCACATTCCATCCCTTCTTTCTTTTGGCCAATTCGGCACATCTCAGATAGATGCACTTCACCTTCAGATGAACCATTTCCGGAGGCCTCTTGGCCATATTGAATAAGTGATGCTGACTTGCTCACCAATTCCGACATACAACCAATCTCGAAATCACAACTAAGTGTTACGCCACATTCAGGACTACCACAATCATATTTTAAGGTACATGGAAGCTCAATCACAAACTTTGAATGTTCACTTGGTGGCTGAACAGAAGCTTCTTTAAGTGAAACCTCTGAATCAAAGTTTTCTTGTAGCTCAGCCGAGTTATCATGCAACTGAGCCGCATCCACACCAGTTCCTTCATTTGTGCCAATTTTATTCCCATTTCCAGATGAAGACTCAGGTTTTGACAGATCTAAACAGTTATGTCTgaaaataagaattttgaaaataaagaaatcgGTGAATATTGTAACTTTAGGCCAAAtatgaaagatgaaagaaaaaatcccttACCTTTTCAGGAACCTAGATTCCTTGTGAGAATTGACATGGGGTGAAGTGAACACAGAAGGAAGAGATGCGAAATTAAGCGGGTTGAACGTCTGAGTAATATGTATGGACTTATCTGGCTTGATAGGAGAAAGACTGTTGATATAGTTGAAGACAGGTGAATCCTGCTTGCAGTGGTAAATAACATTTCTAAGAGCATGATACGAAGTAAACATAAAAAGGGAATCacaaacattttgaaaaatggACATTCAAATATTCTCAAGCATCAACTGTTGTAACCTACAAAATATCTTTTGATCTAAATCAAACCTCGCATAAACATCAGAACTTTCCATGAATACTGCAAGATACACATGaacaaaatttgtccaaaactgCAATGCCACCATATATTTCCCTCATATAACCCTAAATCCTTCtggagaataatatttttattttgaaaagagagaattaACCTAAATACACAAGATAAACAAGTAAACTCGTGATAAATAAATAGCGTAAACTAAAAttgcaaaaattaaaacagTTTTACAAGTAAATTATCTTTCAAGACACTTGCAGAATCCAACCAGAGACTAGTACTGTTCCTCACAATAATATACATAACTTCTTTTTTCGGTTAGCAAGTAAAGTAACCCGGATGAAACCCAGAAACCAGAAGCAGGCAAATAACCATCAGAATAGCAAAAATTTAACTGAACTTGGAGATCTAATCCAgttgaaaataaatacaaaataagcaTTTCCGAAaaccataattaaaaaaaaaaaaaaaaagaagtaaagaattaatttttttttttttataggtaaaagtaaaGAATTAACTTAAGAAACAAAAGTATCAAATTCGTCACTTCAAGGTAAAAGAATAACAACCCATTTGCCAACATAATTCCTAGTCCCActgaaaatcaaatattaacAATAACCCCACTCCCCCACTCAGAAACCAAATCAAGCTCATGCACATAGAGAAACCAAGTCAACCTCCTCAAAAATGGACAAGCTTGTTATCACCAAGAAACCCacaaaacaaaacccaacaCAATAAACCACTCGAAGTACCAGAAACAAAAACCAAATGGGTCACTGCATCTCACCTCGAATTTAGAGAT
Above is a genomic segment from Juglans microcarpa x Juglans regia isolate MS1-56 chromosome 1D, Jm3101_v1.0, whole genome shotgun sequence containing:
- the LOC121234127 gene encoding protein tesmin/TSO1-like CXC 3 isoform X2; this encodes MDTPERNQIGTPISKFEDSPVFNYINSLSPIKPDKSIHITQTFNPLNFASLPSVFTSPHVNSHKESRFLKRHNCLDLSKPESSSGNGNKIGTNEGTGVDAAQLHDNSAELQENFDSEVSLKEASVQPPSEHSKFVIELPCTLKYDCGSPECGVTLSCDFEIGCMSELVSKSASLIQYGQEASGNGSSEGEVHLSEMCRIGQKKEGMECDWESLISDATDLLIFNSPNYSEAFKGSIQKSTDPRIRFSTSLMSELHQNDIKNLQTMQIVDPIGSGEQYETDNPSAETGEGNELQEIEQTQDNAAESNLSKGMSSHMREQVESEVAECIPYASKAVSNLHRGMRRRCLDFEMAGARRKALGDASNFSSSMLSQPDEKITYYDKQLVAIKPGGDSSRCILPGIGLHLNALATTSKDHKNVKHESLSSGIQLYLPSSTASLHSPTNSQEPLHKSLTSVSAERDTDLAENGVSHVEDASQASAYLVSEELNQNSPKKKRRRLEHAGESESCKRCNCKKSKCLKLYCECFAAGVYCIEPCSCQECFNKPIHEDTVLATRKQIESRNPLAFAPKVIRSSESVTEIGDESSKTPASARHKRGCNCKKSNCLKKYCECYQGGVGCSISCRCEGCKNAFGRKDGCAPIGTEADIEEETDACEMEKAIQKSDIQNNEEQNPATTLPTTPLRLSSQKLGKLNILRSLPKLERRFQTVPEDEMPEILCGDSSPSTGIKSASPNSKRVSPPHGDFGSSPSRRSGRKLILQSIPSFPSLTPKALK
- the LOC121234127 gene encoding protein tesmin/TSO1-like CXC 3 isoform X1, whose translation is MDTPERNQIGTPISKFEDSPVFNYINSLSPIKPDKSIHITQTFNPLNFASLPSVFTSPHVNSHKESRFLKRHNCLDLSKPESSSGNGNKIGTNEGTGVDAAQLHDNSAELQENFDSEVSLKEASVQPPSEHSKFVIELPCTLKYDCGSPECGVTLSCDFEIGCMSELVSKSASLIQYGQEASGNGSSEGEVHLSEMCRIGQKKEGMECDWESLISDATDLLIFNSPNYSEAFKGSIQKSTDPRIRFSTSLMSELHQNDIKNLQTMQIVDPIGSGEQYETDNPSAETGEGNELQEIEQTQDNAAESNLSKGMSSHMREQVESEVAECIPYASKAVSNLHRGMRRRCLDFEMAGARRKALGDASNFSSSMLSQPDEKITYYDKQLVAIKPGGDSSRCILPGIGLHLNALATTSKDHKNVKHESLSSGIQLYLPSSTASLHSPTNSQEPLHKSLTSVSAERDTDLAENGVSHVEDASQASAYLVSEELNQNSPKKKRRRLEHAGESESCKRCNCKKSKCLKLYCECFAAGVYCIEPCSCQECFNKPIHEDTVLATRKQIESRNPLAFAPKVIRSSESVTEIGDESSKTPASARHKRGCNCKKSNCLKKYCECYQGGVGCSISCRCEGCKNAFGRKDGCAPIGTEADIEEETDACEMEKAIQKSDIQNNEEQNPATTLPTTPLRLSRPLVPLPFSSNGKLSRSSFLTVGPSSGLYTSQKLGKLNILRSLPKLERRFQTVPEDEMPEILCGDSSPSTGIKSASPNSKRVSPPHGDFGSSPSRRSGRKLILQSIPSFPSLTPKALK